A window of Candidatus Cloacimonadota bacterium contains these coding sequences:
- the mobB gene encoding molybdopterin-guanine dinucleotide biosynthesis protein B has product MKVFSVAGYHHTGKTTLVVNLLKELKRRGYKVASVKDIHYEDFTMEKPGSNSQKHLQASENVVFARGFKETYQIWNRQLSLNEMLAHLSADYVIVEGMKTAALPRIICANDRDQLAELVDGTVFAVSGKFSDEHKKYDHLPVLHAERNIRDLADIIEQKVFEVLPLAKPECCSACGFSCYGMVAEILKGNKTRNDCRTDRKIGIHLNVDGKEIKIVPYVQNSFKDSVLGFVRNLKGCERGKVEIEIDG; this is encoded by the coding sequence ATGAAAGTCTTTAGTGTTGCCGGTTATCATCATACCGGAAAGACAACTCTGGTTGTTAATTTGCTCAAAGAATTAAAAAGAAGAGGATATAAAGTCGCTTCCGTCAAAGACATCCATTATGAAGATTTTACTATGGAAAAACCGGGTTCGAATTCCCAAAAACATTTACAGGCTTCGGAAAATGTTGTTTTTGCCAGAGGATTTAAGGAAACATACCAGATCTGGAACAGGCAGCTTTCCCTGAATGAAATGCTGGCACATTTGAGTGCTGATTATGTGATCGTGGAAGGGATGAAAACTGCTGCTTTACCAAGAATTATCTGTGCGAATGATAGAGATCAATTGGCTGAACTTGTAGATGGAACGGTCTTTGCTGTTTCCGGAAAATTTTCTGATGAGCACAAAAAATATGATCATCTCCCGGTTCTTCATGCAGAGAGAAATATCAGGGATCTGGCAGATATTATCGAGCAAAAAGTTTTTGAGGTGCTGCCTTTAGCAAAACCGGAGTGTTGTTCTGCTTGCGGTTTTTCCTGTTATGGAATGGTGGCGGAAATCCTGAAAGGAAATAAAACCAGAAATGACTGCAGAACCGACAGGAAAATTGGAATTCATCTCAATGTTGATGGAAAAGAAATAAAAATCGTTCCTTATGTACAGAATTCCTTTAAAGATTCTGTCCTCGGTTTTGTCCGGAATTTGAAAGGATGCGAAAGAGGAAAAGTGGAGATTGAGATAGATGGATAA